A stretch of the Archangium violaceum genome encodes the following:
- a CDS encoding transcriptional regulator, which translates to MDRSPVPPARGATVRGALEAELASAPQTGLTTKELSGLVGISEKDVAGHLEHLEKSLRAGGAALEVIPAECLACGYVFRDRKRLSRPGSCPECRSTRIDPPAFRIR; encoded by the coding sequence ATGGATCGCAGCCCTGTTCCCCCCGCCCGGGGCGCCACCGTGCGCGGCGCGCTGGAGGCGGAGTTGGCCTCTGCGCCGCAGACGGGTCTCACCACGAAGGAGCTCTCCGGGCTGGTGGGCATCTCCGAGAAGGACGTGGCCGGGCACCTGGAGCACCTGGAGAAGTCGCTCCGGGCCGGAGGCGCCGCGCTGGAGGTGATTCCCGCCGAGTGCCTGGCGTGTGGCTACGTCTTCCGTGACCGCAAGCGCCTGAGCCGGCCCGGCTCCTGCCCCGAGTGCCGCTCCACCCGCATCGACCCGCCCGCGTTCCGCATCCGCTGA
- a CDS encoding efflux RND transporter permease subunit, producing MLLSDVSIRRPVFTAMLSLCLIVLGVMGYTRLGTDLYPDVSIPVVVVNTIYKGAGPGEIETQVIKPIEDAVAGISGVDKIHSFSRENVGTVIVQFKLSASLDQAVQEVRDKVSGIVNKLPQDADAPVVGRVDISAVPVLTYAASAQADSRTVRKLIEDKLKPALAQLEGVADVRINGGDVREIQVDVDLDKARAVGVTPMDIAQRIGSENLDLPAGRLQLGPTELTVRSLGQFKSVDELRQLPVAQSRTGAQVRLEEVATITDGVAERRTTARLNGQDAVILEVIKQPGSNTVALSDAVKKQMETLVPSLGHGFQTTLLIDQSVIINENAHEVWIALIFGGAMAVLIILVFLLDPRGTFISSLALPTSVIGTFFVMYMLGYTLNQMTLLALSLAIGLLIDDAVVVREAITHRLEQGEDPVSAASKGTSDVGLAVLATTLALVAVFVPVAFMPGMVGQFLQQFGITISVAVLISLFISFTLDPMLSARMAKQRKPGEHHQENALAKAIRGFLDDSERVYSNILRWVLDHKWLTTGITVLVMVVSFGAASRLGVEFLSPEDRSQFIVQLILPDASSLEQTGVRVAEAEKILKDIPEVTDVYSIVGDNGDVNKARIRVLTKEKHERERGIQAIKESARELLAPALPATRVIMQDLPIVDGLGGDFFPIMVRVIGPDLGKLQEESERIAQILREIPGTADVRVDFNPPKPELAIEIDRARAKDLGLSAAALAMQMRMAIGGDVAAKLREGVDETDIRVRLTQRDRETPERVRQIELATPRGMVPVTDVAKVELRDGPSVIEHENRQRQLAVYAQLNGAALGEVASQLQQRVDEKPLPPGYSLVYDGQMKLMNEQNDAFITAGLLAFVFIYMVLASQFESLKHPFTIMVSLPLALVGALLGLFFGGFHVSMGAMIGIILLMGLVTKNAILLVDGALQYLREGDTVDQALMKAGPRRLRPILMTSAAMAIGMVPTAIGKGVGSEFRAPMAIAVIGGVITSTFLTLLVVPVVFAAMERLGFSKRVPKTQEELPSAPVQEPQAQHSGRAA from the coding sequence ATGCTCCTCAGCGACGTCTCCATCCGCAGGCCGGTCTTCACGGCCATGCTCTCCCTCTGCCTCATCGTCCTCGGGGTGATGGGCTACACCCGGCTCGGGACCGACCTCTACCCGGACGTGTCCATCCCGGTGGTGGTGGTCAACACCATCTACAAGGGCGCCGGCCCGGGTGAAATCGAGACCCAGGTCATCAAGCCCATCGAGGATGCCGTCGCCGGCATCAGCGGTGTGGACAAGATCCACTCCTTCAGCCGCGAGAACGTCGGCACGGTGATCGTGCAGTTCAAGCTGTCGGCCAGCCTGGACCAGGCGGTGCAGGAGGTGCGCGACAAGGTGTCGGGCATCGTCAACAAGCTGCCGCAGGACGCGGATGCGCCGGTGGTGGGCCGCGTGGACATCTCCGCGGTGCCCGTCCTCACCTACGCGGCGAGCGCGCAGGCGGACTCGCGCACGGTGCGCAAGCTCATCGAGGACAAGCTCAAGCCCGCCCTGGCGCAGCTCGAGGGCGTGGCCGACGTGCGCATCAACGGTGGTGACGTGCGTGAAATCCAGGTGGACGTCGACCTGGACAAGGCGCGCGCGGTGGGAGTGACCCCGATGGACATCGCCCAGCGCATCGGTTCGGAGAACCTGGACCTGCCGGCGGGCCGGCTGCAGCTGGGGCCCACCGAGCTGACGGTGCGTTCGCTGGGACAGTTCAAGAGCGTGGACGAGCTGCGGCAGCTCCCGGTGGCGCAGAGCCGCACGGGCGCCCAGGTGCGGCTGGAGGAGGTCGCCACCATCACCGACGGCGTGGCCGAGCGCCGCACCACGGCGCGCCTCAATGGCCAGGACGCCGTCATCCTGGAGGTCATCAAGCAGCCCGGCTCCAACACCGTGGCCCTGAGCGACGCCGTGAAGAAGCAGATGGAGACCCTGGTGCCCTCGCTGGGCCATGGCTTCCAGACCACGCTGCTCATCGACCAGTCGGTCATCATCAACGAGAACGCCCACGAGGTGTGGATCGCCCTCATCTTCGGTGGCGCGATGGCGGTGCTCATCATCCTGGTGTTCCTGTTGGATCCGCGAGGCACCTTCATCTCCTCGCTGGCGCTGCCCACCTCCGTCATCGGTACGTTCTTCGTGATGTACATGCTGGGCTACACGCTCAACCAGATGACGCTGCTGGCGCTGTCGCTGGCCATCGGTCTGCTCATCGACGACGCGGTGGTGGTGCGCGAGGCCATCACCCACCGCCTGGAGCAGGGCGAGGATCCGGTGAGCGCGGCCTCCAAGGGCACCAGCGACGTCGGTCTGGCGGTGCTCGCCACCACGCTCGCCCTGGTGGCGGTGTTCGTCCCGGTGGCCTTCATGCCGGGCATGGTGGGTCAGTTCCTCCAGCAGTTCGGCATCACCATCTCGGTGGCGGTGCTCATCTCGCTCTTCATCTCCTTCACGCTGGACCCGATGCTGTCCGCGCGCATGGCGAAGCAGCGCAAGCCCGGCGAGCACCACCAGGAGAACGCGCTGGCCAAGGCCATCCGCGGCTTCCTGGATGACAGCGAGCGCGTCTACTCGAACATCCTGCGCTGGGTGCTCGACCACAAGTGGCTCACCACGGGCATCACCGTGCTGGTGATGGTGGTGTCCTTCGGCGCCGCCAGCCGCCTGGGTGTGGAGTTCCTCTCGCCCGAGGACCGCTCGCAGTTCATCGTGCAGCTCATCCTCCCCGACGCCTCCAGCCTGGAGCAGACGGGCGTGCGCGTGGCGGAGGCCGAGAAGATCCTCAAGGACATCCCCGAGGTGACGGATGTCTACTCCATCGTCGGTGACAACGGCGATGTGAACAAGGCGCGCATCCGCGTGCTCACCAAGGAGAAGCACGAGCGCGAGCGGGGCATCCAGGCCATCAAGGAATCGGCGCGCGAGCTGCTCGCGCCCGCGCTGCCCGCCACCCGCGTCATCATGCAGGACCTGCCCATCGTCGACGGTCTGGGCGGCGACTTCTTCCCCATCATGGTGCGCGTCATCGGGCCGGACCTGGGCAAGCTCCAGGAGGAGTCCGAGCGCATCGCCCAGATTCTGCGTGAGATCCCGGGCACCGCGGACGTGCGCGTGGACTTCAACCCGCCCAAGCCGGAGCTGGCCATTGAGATCGACCGGGCCCGCGCCAAGGACCTGGGCCTGAGCGCCGCGGCGCTGGCCATGCAGATGCGCATGGCGATCGGCGGTGACGTGGCCGCCAAGCTGCGCGAGGGCGTGGACGAGACGGACATCCGCGTGCGCCTGACCCAGCGCGACCGTGAAACGCCCGAGCGCGTGCGGCAGATCGAGCTGGCCACCCCCCGCGGGATGGTCCCGGTGACGGACGTGGCGAAGGTGGAGCTGCGCGATGGCCCCAGCGTCATCGAGCACGAGAACCGTCAGCGGCAGCTCGCCGTCTACGCCCAGCTCAATGGCGCGGCCCTGGGCGAAGTGGCCAGCCAGCTCCAGCAGCGCGTGGACGAGAAGCCGTTGCCCCCGGGCTACTCGCTCGTCTACGACGGACAGATGAAGCTGATGAACGAGCAGAACGACGCCTTCATCACCGCGGGTCTGCTGGCCTTCGTCTTCATCTACATGGTGCTCGCCAGCCAGTTCGAGTCCCTCAAGCACCCCTTCACCATCATGGTGTCGCTGCCTCTGGCGCTCGTGGGTGCGCTGCTGGGTCTGTTCTTCGGCGGCTTCCACGTGTCCATGGGCGCGATGATCGGCATCATCCTGCTGATGGGCCTGGTGACGAAGAACGCCATCCTCCTGGTGGACGGCGCGCTGCAGTACCTGCGCGAGGGTGACACGGTGGACCAGGCGCTGATGAAGGCCGGCCCGCGCCGCCTGCGCCCCATCCTCATGACGAGCGCCGCCATGGCCATCGGCATGGTGCCCACCGCCATCGGCAAGGGCGTGGGCTCCGAGTTCCGCGCCCCCATGGCCATCGCCGTCATCGGTGGTGTCATCACCTCCACCTTCCTCACGCTGCTGGTGGTGCCGGTGGTGTTCGCCGCCATGGAGCGCCTGGGCTTCTCCAAGCGCGTTCCGAAGACACAGGAAGAACTCCCCTCCGCGCCTGTTCAGGAGCCCCAGGCGCAGCACTCCGGTCGCGCCGCCTGA
- a CDS encoding efflux RND transporter periplasmic adaptor subunit, producing the protein MTVKLSRTPLVAGLAAVGLASTALPLSGCKADAAAPATAAKAAAAQELPTVTLATPRAVQASRREEVTGTLFPSQALQVGFEVGGRLERVRVKKGQTVQEGQVLAQLNAEIADAQLAQAQASVAAAEVAAAMAADVAGRNAKLQQQGNVSDVQNLTSTTQAKQAEAQLMAAKAQLAQAQAGRRKHDLRAPFAGTVTDAPEQVGAIVGPGAPQFSVENLGTLLLKTTVAESLRAQLKPGTKVRVEVIGGGASTDEAVIRTIIPSADQATRRIPVDILVPNKDGRFVANTLARVILPLGDAQDAQSLPATALSSSGGDHVYVVAPSGEVRRVDVQVLERGVREVVVKAAAPLDKVIEYPTPSLTEGTRVSVK; encoded by the coding sequence ATGACCGTGAAACTCTCCAGGACTCCGCTCGTCGCCGGGCTCGCCGCCGTGGGCCTGGCCTCCACCGCGCTTCCCCTCTCTGGTTGCAAGGCGGACGCAGCCGCGCCGGCCACCGCCGCCAAGGCCGCCGCCGCGCAGGAGCTCCCCACGGTGACGCTGGCCACGCCGCGCGCCGTGCAGGCCTCGCGTCGCGAGGAGGTGACGGGCACGCTCTTTCCTTCCCAGGCCCTTCAGGTGGGTTTCGAGGTGGGAGGCCGGCTGGAGCGGGTGCGCGTGAAGAAGGGCCAGACGGTGCAGGAGGGCCAGGTGCTCGCGCAGCTCAACGCGGAGATCGCCGACGCGCAGCTGGCCCAGGCGCAGGCCTCGGTGGCAGCCGCCGAGGTGGCCGCCGCCATGGCCGCGGACGTGGCCGGGCGCAACGCGAAGCTGCAGCAGCAGGGCAACGTGAGCGACGTGCAGAACCTCACCTCCACCACCCAGGCGAAGCAGGCCGAGGCGCAGCTCATGGCCGCCAAGGCGCAGCTGGCCCAGGCGCAGGCCGGCCGCCGCAAGCACGACCTGAGGGCGCCCTTCGCCGGCACCGTCACCGACGCGCCCGAGCAGGTGGGCGCCATCGTGGGCCCGGGCGCGCCCCAGTTCTCCGTGGAGAACCTGGGCACCCTGCTGCTGAAGACGACGGTGGCCGAGTCCCTGCGCGCACAGCTCAAGCCGGGCACGAAGGTGCGCGTGGAGGTCATCGGTGGCGGCGCCTCCACGGACGAGGCCGTCATCCGCACCATCATCCCCTCCGCGGACCAGGCCACGCGCCGCATCCCGGTGGACATCCTGGTGCCCAACAAGGACGGCCGCTTCGTGGCCAACACCCTGGCGCGCGTCATCCTCCCGCTGGGCGACGCGCAGGACGCCCAGTCCCTGCCCGCCACCGCGCTGTCCTCCTCGGGCGGTGACCACGTCTACGTGGTGGCCCCCTCCGGCGAGGTGCGCCGCGTGGACGTCCAGGTGCTCGAGCGCGGTGTGCGCGAGGTGGTGGTGAAGGCCGCCGCTCCGCTGGACAAGGTCATCGAATACCCCACGCCGTCCCTCACCGAGGGGACGCGCGTCTCCGTGAAGTAG
- a CDS encoding cold-shock protein, which yields MATGTVKWFNDAKGFGFITQDGGGEDVFCHHTAINMDGFRTLAEGQRVEFEITRGPKGLQAQNVRAAG from the coding sequence ATGGCAACCGGTACGGTCAAGTGGTTCAACGACGCTAAGGGCTTCGGGTTCATCACGCAGGACGGAGGTGGCGAGGACGTGTTCTGCCACCACACCGCCATCAACATGGATGGCTTCCGCACCCTGGCCGAGGGACAGCGCGTGGAGTTCGAGATCACGCGTGGCCCCAAGGGCCTGCAGGCGCAGAACGTTCGCGCCGCCGGATAG
- a CDS encoding DUF2169 domain-containing protein produces MVWERAFGGCDRTDSGRPSFEERNPVGTGFRASARHFEEGLRLPNLENPEQPLREFGQKVVPVGFGFTSPERPPRAAYSGM; encoded by the coding sequence CTGGTTTGGGAGCGGGCCTTCGGTGGCTGTGACCGGACGGACTCGGGCAGGCCCTCCTTCGAGGAGCGCAACCCGGTGGGCACCGGCTTCCGCGCTAGCGCACGCCACTTCGAGGAGGGGCTGCGGCTCCCCAACCTGGAAAACCCCGAGCAACCGTTACGTGAGTTCGGCCAGAAGGTAGTGCCAGTGGGCTTCGGATTCACCTCGCCGGAGAGGCCGCCACGCGCGGCGTATTCGGGCATGTAG
- a CDS encoding TetR/AcrR family transcriptional regulator, with product MARPADPHAREALIAAARAEFVKKGIRGARIEDITAACGLSKGAFYLHYSSKEALFGEVVGEFTEAMNQLVVHRLKATERFLSEQGPLEAHDVAERSERYELLVTLNAESDLKLLELIWAYRDVMNVLIRGSQGTDFESLVWGMVGRETARVSQEFQRLQAAHACRSDVPPEVIGSLVVGTYLLLAQQMSQMEQKPDLAAWANSIHRLIREGSLPPAFTASGPSTLTVPKKVPKKASTSPRRSTQARALSRTRSTPRS from the coding sequence ATGGCTCGTCCCGCGGATCCTCATGCCCGTGAAGCACTCATCGCCGCCGCGCGAGCGGAGTTCGTGAAGAAGGGCATCCGCGGGGCGCGCATCGAGGACATCACCGCCGCCTGTGGCCTGTCCAAGGGCGCCTTCTACCTGCACTACTCCTCCAAGGAGGCCCTCTTCGGCGAGGTGGTGGGCGAGTTCACGGAGGCGATGAACCAGCTCGTCGTCCACCGGCTGAAGGCCACGGAGCGGTTCCTCTCCGAGCAGGGCCCGCTCGAGGCCCACGACGTGGCCGAGCGCTCCGAGCGGTACGAGCTCCTGGTGACGCTGAACGCCGAGTCGGACCTGAAGCTGCTCGAGCTGATATGGGCCTACCGCGATGTGATGAACGTGCTCATTCGCGGCAGCCAGGGCACCGACTTCGAGTCTCTGGTGTGGGGCATGGTGGGCCGCGAGACGGCGCGGGTGTCCCAGGAGTTCCAGCGGTTGCAGGCCGCCCACGCGTGCCGCTCGGACGTGCCTCCCGAGGTCATCGGCTCGCTCGTCGTTGGCACCTACCTGCTGCTGGCGCAGCAGATGAGCCAGATGGAGCAGAAGCCGGACCTGGCCGCCTGGGCCAACTCCATCCACCGCCTCATCCGCGAGGGCAGCCTGCCCCCGGCCTTCACGGCCTCGGGTCCCTCGACGTTGACGGTTCCGAAGAAGGTTCCGAAGAAGGCTTCGACTTCCCCGCGCCGGTCCACCCAGGCCCGCGCGCTCTCCCGCACCCGCAGCACTCCGAGGTCATGA
- a CDS encoding fatty acid desaturase family protein, whose protein sequence is MSLRYAADYRTLLWCLFMPVVAMAQYVNPALIPYLSPISCYLALSAGVIAHNHNHCPTFKSRKLNFWMSLWLAHFYGYPTFAWVPTHNLNHHKYVNKPGDATITWRYTNKHNWWVAFTYFFVSSYWQSDPIKQYIRKARQSNPVLYRQIITQYCTWAGLHLALLGVAIAWHGLGRGIMVWSFAFLIPALFALWTIMFFNYIQHVHADPWSEHDHSRSFDGKLINFLLFNNGLHSAHHEVAGAHWSTLPEIHAKLAPRINPELNQRSFFGWCFRNYVLAPFFPQYGTKQIGRAGFEPPTGETAQLESADVDALESGINAART, encoded by the coding sequence ATGAGCCTCCGCTACGCAGCCGACTATCGAACTCTTCTCTGGTGCCTCTTCATGCCCGTGGTGGCGATGGCGCAGTACGTCAACCCCGCGCTCATCCCCTACCTCAGTCCGATCAGCTGCTATCTGGCCCTGTCCGCGGGCGTCATCGCGCACAACCACAACCACTGCCCGACCTTCAAGAGCCGCAAGCTCAACTTCTGGATGAGCCTGTGGCTGGCGCACTTCTACGGCTACCCCACGTTCGCCTGGGTGCCCACGCACAATCTCAACCACCACAAGTACGTCAACAAGCCGGGCGACGCGACCATCACCTGGCGCTACACCAACAAGCACAACTGGTGGGTCGCCTTCACGTACTTCTTCGTCTCGTCGTATTGGCAGAGCGATCCCATCAAGCAGTACATCCGCAAGGCGCGTCAGTCCAACCCCGTGCTCTACCGGCAGATCATCACCCAGTACTGCACGTGGGCCGGCCTGCACCTGGCGCTGCTCGGGGTGGCCATCGCGTGGCACGGGCTGGGGCGCGGCATCATGGTGTGGAGCTTCGCCTTCCTCATCCCGGCGCTCTTCGCGCTGTGGACCATCATGTTCTTCAACTACATCCAGCACGTCCACGCGGACCCCTGGAGCGAGCACGACCACTCGCGCAGCTTCGATGGCAAGCTCATCAACTTCCTGCTCTTCAACAACGGTCTGCACTCGGCCCACCACGAGGTGGCCGGCGCCCACTGGAGCACCCTCCCCGAGATTCACGCGAAGCTCGCCCCCCGCATCAACCCGGAGCTCAACCAGCGCAGCTTCTTCGGGTGGTGTTTCCGGAATTATGTGCTGGCCCCCTTCTTCCCCCAGTACGGGACGAAGCAGATCGGCCGCGCCGGCTTCGAGCCGCCCACGGGAGAAACGGCGCAGCTGGAATCCGCGGATGTGGATGCATTGGAGTCGGGCATCAACGCTGCACGAACGTGA
- a CDS encoding TolC family protein, with amino-acid sequence MFIRIAAAGSARRPLSLVLLAALSPLGALAQAPAATPQPAPSTQPGLAAAPAPGTLRTVTLQEALSLAAKQSPDVASARAQAAVAAAGVRRAWTAWQPELTVSAQYVRSSAEAQLDLGQFVGLVGGVFNLLPQNPQLIPEPVVITAKDSRYATAQISQPLFTPAGVFLIGPAKAGAEAAELGALEAREQVLLAVARTYLGLQGITQMMDAAREAESVALQREGEARAQLDVGMTVEAALLRAQTETAQARVQLAQLSGQYAQLLAMLGALVGEPVQPAPLDAPGPRWDIPSEDTSPWENTYAVRSAAKVVQANEGKVTYDRFSWLPSLVAQARGIYNSNSGFTGTNTTYELSVAASMPLYDRGQRYAALHEDRARLEQAKAQYESSRAKAHANWVAAKANLEAAQAALTQAEAQAQLAARVQQQVAAAFKAGMSTSLEMSDADTRRFLAASAAAQARATLEIRRAELAAAGGRIAASIEQQQPQQ; translated from the coding sequence ATGTTCATCCGAATCGCCGCCGCCGGGTCCGCCCGGCGCCCCCTCTCGCTCGTCCTCCTCGCCGCCCTCTCTCCGCTCGGCGCGCTCGCCCAGGCGCCCGCGGCCACGCCCCAGCCGGCACCCTCCACGCAGCCCGGTCTGGCGGCGGCTCCGGCTCCCGGCACGCTGCGCACCGTGACGCTGCAGGAGGCGCTCTCCCTCGCCGCGAAGCAGAGCCCGGACGTGGCCTCCGCTCGCGCCCAGGCCGCGGTGGCCGCCGCGGGGGTCCGCCGCGCCTGGACGGCGTGGCAGCCCGAGCTGACGGTCAGTGCCCAGTATGTCCGCTCCAGCGCCGAGGCCCAGCTGGACCTGGGGCAGTTCGTCGGACTGGTGGGCGGCGTGTTCAACCTCCTGCCCCAGAATCCGCAGCTCATCCCGGAGCCCGTCGTCATCACGGCGAAGGACTCGCGCTACGCGACGGCTCAAATCTCCCAGCCCCTCTTCACCCCGGCCGGCGTCTTCCTCATCGGCCCGGCGAAGGCGGGCGCGGAGGCGGCGGAGCTGGGCGCCCTGGAGGCGCGCGAGCAGGTGCTGCTGGCGGTGGCGCGCACCTACCTGGGGTTGCAGGGCATCACCCAGATGATGGACGCGGCGCGTGAGGCGGAGTCGGTGGCGCTCCAGCGCGAGGGCGAGGCCAGGGCGCAGCTCGACGTGGGCATGACGGTGGAGGCGGCGCTGCTGCGCGCGCAGACGGAGACGGCCCAGGCGCGCGTGCAGCTCGCGCAGCTCTCCGGCCAGTACGCGCAGCTGCTGGCGATGCTGGGCGCGCTGGTGGGCGAGCCCGTGCAGCCCGCTCCGCTCGACGCCCCGGGCCCCCGCTGGGACATCCCCTCCGAGGACACCAGCCCCTGGGAGAACACCTACGCGGTGCGCTCGGCCGCCAAGGTGGTGCAGGCCAACGAGGGCAAGGTGACGTACGACCGTTTCTCGTGGCTGCCGAGCCTGGTGGCCCAGGCCCGCGGCATCTACAACTCCAACTCCGGCTTCACCGGGACGAACACCACCTACGAGCTGTCCGTCGCGGCCTCGATGCCGCTGTATGACCGCGGGCAGCGCTACGCGGCGCTGCACGAGGACAGGGCCCGGCTGGAGCAGGCGAAGGCGCAGTACGAGTCGTCTCGCGCCAAGGCCCATGCGAACTGGGTGGCCGCGAAGGCCAACCTGGAGGCCGCGCAGGCCGCGCTGACCCAGGCCGAGGCCCAGGCGCAGCTCGCCGCCCGGGTGCAGCAGCAGGTGGCGGCCGCCTTCAAGGCCGGGATGTCCACCAGCTTGGAGATGTCAGACGCGGACACGCGGCGCTTCCTCGCCGCCAGTGCCGCGGCGCAGGCCCGGGCCACGCTGGAAATCCGCCGCGCGGAGCTCGCCGCCGCCGGAGGCCGCATCGCCGCCTCCATCGAGCAGCAGCAGCCACAGCAGTAG
- the sitA5 gene encoding SitA5 family polymorphic toxin has translation MPTRLPGARPTGARLDLCSRAWALIILFQFACATAPHDSHLAGYRYNSLTPPSAPSEHVATTAEPELESATVYVVDFMEPSAVATRPVPIPRAEFQQSFQRLARDVRLGRSTPREAAHALLKVLEEDWLAEPYRGRVLTLVPVDENSALTPEADEALKKKYLKWCEHRGGGDCLGLLDDGPYLRTDDRRTLALALAFGTVLDETRAAFGRELLDARALVSLVVWTVALYCMMWVVPEPTTKALAAGLTVLLVGYLGLETVYGLMDGWARMADTAHHASTFEELRAAGGDFGKVLGEDAARAMILAVATLSGHTLGQVALRVKSLPRFKLADARFEAQGGAAVMERVEVVETALATEGALVKAVAAVETVATSPRGPLAVVTFKTGQGSGAGMAPGGRSAETVMHHRGGNRQVQLSDGQRWHLPRGRSLADIPAEDKVGDMLQEAVTKAANEWGPHRLGQQEKAAIRDAEKQGEYWLARLLEREARGRFVHARLKQRFDGDLQFKHQGVDVIDPRTGRQYEILAGTESNLARHGRRMAGEFFRMLTF, from the coding sequence GTGCCCACCCGTCTTCCTGGTGCTCGCCCTACGGGCGCGCGTTTGGACCTCTGCTCTCGCGCCTGGGCCCTCATCATCCTCTTCCAGTTCGCGTGTGCCACGGCCCCCCATGACAGCCACCTTGCTGGCTACCGCTACAACTCGCTCACGCCTCCGTCGGCCCCCTCGGAGCATGTGGCCACCACGGCGGAGCCTGAGCTCGAGTCCGCCACCGTGTACGTGGTGGACTTCATGGAGCCCAGCGCCGTCGCCACCCGGCCGGTGCCCATCCCCAGGGCCGAGTTCCAGCAGTCCTTCCAGCGGCTCGCTCGCGACGTGCGGCTGGGCCGCAGCACTCCACGAGAGGCCGCCCACGCGCTACTGAAGGTGCTGGAGGAAGACTGGTTGGCCGAGCCATACCGAGGGCGCGTCCTCACCCTGGTGCCGGTGGACGAGAACAGTGCCCTCACTCCCGAGGCGGATGAAGCCCTGAAGAAGAAGTACCTCAAGTGGTGTGAGCACCGGGGTGGGGGCGACTGCCTGGGCCTGTTGGACGACGGGCCCTACCTACGCACGGACGACCGGCGGACGCTGGCGCTGGCCCTGGCCTTCGGCACCGTGCTCGACGAGACGCGCGCGGCCTTCGGGCGCGAGCTGCTGGACGCGCGGGCACTCGTGTCCCTGGTCGTCTGGACGGTGGCGCTCTACTGCATGATGTGGGTGGTGCCCGAGCCGACGACCAAGGCCCTGGCCGCCGGCCTGACCGTCCTCCTGGTGGGCTACCTGGGCCTCGAGACGGTGTACGGGCTGATGGACGGGTGGGCCCGTATGGCCGACACGGCGCACCACGCCAGCACCTTCGAGGAGCTGCGCGCGGCGGGTGGGGACTTCGGGAAGGTGCTGGGCGAGGACGCGGCGCGGGCGATGATTCTCGCGGTGGCCACGCTCAGCGGGCACACGCTGGGACAGGTGGCCTTACGGGTGAAGTCGCTTCCACGCTTCAAGCTCGCGGACGCGCGGTTCGAGGCGCAGGGTGGCGCCGCCGTCATGGAGCGCGTGGAGGTCGTGGAGACGGCGCTCGCGACGGAGGGCGCCCTGGTCAAGGCCGTGGCGGCGGTGGAGACGGTGGCCACCTCACCGCGGGGCCCCCTGGCGGTGGTGACGTTCAAGACGGGGCAGGGCTCCGGGGCGGGAATGGCCCCTGGAGGCCGCTCCGCCGAAACCGTCATGCATCACCGGGGCGGCAACCGGCAGGTGCAACTCAGTGACGGCCAACGCTGGCACTTGCCACGTGGCAGGTCGCTCGCGGACATTCCCGCCGAGGATAAGGTGGGCGACATGCTCCAGGAGGCCGTCACCAAGGCCGCCAACGAGTGGGGGCCTCATCGCCTTGGCCAACAGGAGAAAGCCGCCATTAGAGACGCAGAGAAGCAGGGCGAATACTGGTTGGCGCGACTGCTGGAGCGAGAGGCCCGCGGGCGGTTCGTACATGCCAGGTTGAAACAACGATTCGACGGAGATCTTCAGTTCAAGCATCAGGGCGTCGACGTGATTGACCCCAGGACGGGCCGTCAGTACGAGATTCTCGCCGGAACGGAGTCGAATCTGGCCCGCCATGGTCGCCGCATGGCGGGCGAGTTCTTCCGGATGCTCACCTTCTGA
- a CDS encoding DUF99 family protein, with product MRLPPLPRVAGFDDAPFARRPGARVPLVGVVCAGTRFEGLVWGRVRKDGWTATDEVCRLLVGGKFLPQLHLVLLDGIAFGGFNVVDLPRLAHTLGKPCVSVMRRLPDLDAMERALRHLPRAERRLELLRRAGPIHQLGGFTFQVQGAEPEWVAEALKRLTDRGHVPEALRLAHLIGSAVVTGESSKRA from the coding sequence ATGCGTCTGCCTCCCCTGCCCCGAGTCGCCGGTTTCGATGATGCCCCCTTCGCCAGACGTCCAGGCGCGAGGGTGCCGCTGGTGGGCGTGGTGTGCGCCGGCACGCGCTTCGAGGGACTCGTCTGGGGACGGGTGCGCAAGGACGGGTGGACGGCGACGGACGAGGTGTGCCGGCTGCTGGTGGGCGGCAAGTTCCTGCCGCAGCTGCACCTGGTGTTGTTGGATGGCATCGCCTTCGGCGGCTTCAACGTGGTGGACCTGCCGCGGCTGGCGCATACGCTGGGCAAGCCCTGTGTGTCGGTGATGCGGCGGTTGCCGGACCTGGACGCGATGGAGCGCGCGCTGCGCCACCTGCCCCGCGCGGAGCGGAGGCTGGAGTTGCTGAGGCGGGCGGGCCCCATCCACCAGCTCGGAGGCTTCACGTTCCAGGTGCAGGGCGCGGAGCCCGAGTGGGTGGCGGAGGCCTTGAAGCGCCTCACGGACCGGGGGCATGTGCCGGAGGCGTTGCGGCTGGCGCACCTCATTGGATCCGCGGTGGTGACGGGAGAAAGCTCGAAGCGCGCGTGA